In a single window of the Osmerus eperlanus chromosome 2, fOsmEpe2.1, whole genome shotgun sequence genome:
- the LOC134035239 gene encoding galectin-2-like, translated as MELELKNVELRAGDTLKVKGKILDMAERFQIDLGCDADHLALHFNPRFHDDTDGSVLVCNSKIAGCWGDEKRETHNPLQKGSTVKIVLKMAGDMFEVELPDGHEIQFPNHESLDICYVRIKGDFQLKSFKIC; from the exons ATG GAACTTGAGCTGAAGAATGTAGAGCTGAGAGCTGGGGACACGCTGAAGGTGAAAGGGAAGATTCTGGATATGGCTGAGAG ATTCCAGATTGACCTGGGCTGTGATGCTGATCACCTGGCTTTGCACTTTAACCCCCGTTTCCATGACGACACCGATGgctctgtgcttgtgtgcaacTCGAAGATTGCAGGCTGCTGGGGAGACGAAAAGAGGGAGACCCACAACCCTTTGCAGAAGGGCTCTACTGTCAag ATTGTTCTGAAGATGGCAGGAGACATGTTTGAGGTGGAACTTCCTGATGGACATGAGATTCAGTTCCCGAACCATGAGAGCCTGGATATCTGCTACGTTCGGATCAAAGGGGACTTTCAGCTCAAGTCCTTCAAGATCTGCTAG
- the pick1 gene encoding PRKCA-binding protein yields the protein MFTDMDYELEEDKLGIPTVPGTVTLKKDAQNLIGISIGGGAQYCPCLYIVQVFDNTPAALEGTLAAGDEITGVNGKPVKGKTKVEVAKMIQAVQGEATIHYNKLQADPKQGKSLDIVLKKVKHRLVENMSSGTADALGLSRAILCNDGLVKRLEELEKTAELYKGLMEHTKRLLRAFFELSQTHRAFGDVFSVIGVREPQAAASEAFVKFAEAHRNIEKYGIQLLKTIKPMLHDLNTYLHKAIPDTKLTIRKYLDVKFEYLSYCLKVKEMDDEEYSCIAMGEPMYRVSTGNYEYRLVLRCRQEARARFAKMRKDVLEKIELLDQKHVQDIVFQLQRFVSGMSHYYDECYAVLKEADVFPIEVDLSRTMINYGNQPHSYTEEEEDEEEEEEGGGEGDGGESGAGRQAENGAEKLVDDE from the exons ATGTTCACAGACATGGActatgagctggaggaggacaaaTT ggggATCCCCACGGTGCCAGGGACGGTGACCCTAAAGAAGGACGCCCAGAACCTGATAGGGATCAGTATCGGGGGCGGGGCCCAGTACTGCCCCTGTCTCTACATTGTGCAG GTCTTTGACAACACCCCTGCTGCTCTGGAGGGCACTCTGGCAGCAGGCGATGAGATCACTGGGGTGAACGGCAAACCTGTGAAGGGCAAGACCAAGGTGGAGGTGGCCAAGATGATTCAAGCTGTCCAG GGAGAGGCCACAATCCACTACAACAAACTGCAGGCTGACCCCAAACAGGGGAAGTCACTTGACATAG TGCTGAAGAAGGTGAAGCATCGTCTGGTGGAGAACATGAGCTCCGGCACGGCCGATGCCCTGGGGCTCAGCAGAGCCATACTCTGCAACG ATGGCCTGGTGAAGAggcttgaggagctggagaaaacGGCAGAGTTGTACAAAG GACTGATGGAGCACACTAAGAGACTGCTCCGAGCATTCTTTgaactctcacagacacacagag CGTTCGGGGATGTGTTCTCAGTGATCGGGGTACGGGAGCCTCAGGCTGCGGCTAGTGAGGCCTTTGTGAAGTTTGCTGAAGCCCATCGCAATATCGAGAAATACGGCATCCAGCTTCTAAAGACCATCAAGCCT ATGCTCCATGATCTGAACACCTACCTACACAAGGCCATACCAGACACTAAACTCACCATCCGCAAGTACCTGGACGTCAAGTTTGAGTACCTG TCTTACTGTCTGAAGGTGAAGGAGATGGATGACGAGGAGTACAGCTGCATT GCCATGGGAGAGCCCATGTACCGGGTCAGCACCGGTAACTACGAGTACCGGCTGGTGCTGCGGTGTCGCCAGGAGGCTCGCGCCCGCTTCGCTAAGATGAGGAAGGACGTGCTGGAGAAGATAGAGCTGCTGGACCAGAAACATG tccaAGACATCGTGTTCCAGCTGCAGCGCTTCGTGTCGGGCATGTCGCACTACTACGACGAGTGCTACGCCGTCCTGAAAGAGGCCGACGTCTTCCCCATCGAGGTGGACCTCTCCCGGACCATGATCAACTACGGCAACCAGCCGCACTCCtacacggaggaggaggaggatgaggaggaggaggaggagggaggaggggagggcgatggaggagagagcgggGCGGGCAGACAGGCTGAGAACGGTGCTGAGAAGCTGGTTGATGATGaatga
- the LOC134035232 gene encoding cilia- and flagella-associated protein 70-like encodes MCPQRQQQTSLVPCHVCHPLSSFSLNVFLALLFPPIQTLSVDAQESQPRPLLDCAQLGHFAREAQLRGDYQLASQYYQETVQRLTRERNNPSHWFDYGAFYMLRADYLTAQECFHYAVSEDQAHRDLHIICCICLET; translated from the exons ATGTGTCCACAGAGACAGCAGCAAACCAGCCTTGTGCCATGTCATGTTTGTCATCCATtgagttctttctctctcaatgttTTCCTTGCTCTCTTATTTCCCCCTATCCAGACCCTATCAGTGGATGCCCAGGAGAGCCAGCCTCGCCCGCTGCTAGACTGTGCCCAGCTGGGGCACTTTGCCAGGGAGGCTCAGCTGAGAGGAGACTACCAGCTGGCTTCTCAGTACTACCAGGAG ACTGTACAGCGGCTGACTCGAGAGCGCAATAACCCATCCCACTGGTTTGACTACGGGGCGTTCTACATGCTGAGGGCTGACTACCTGACGGCTCAGGAGTGCTTCCACTATGCTGTGTCCGAAGACCAGGCACACCGGGACCTACATATAATATGCTGTATTTGCCTTGAAACCTAA